Proteins encoded within one genomic window of Salipaludibacillus agaradhaerens:
- a CDS encoding TetR/AcrR family transcriptional regulator, producing the protein MKRNSREDMIKATAYLLQSKGYFGTGLNDIIKLSGAPKGSIYYHFPNGKEQLAKEAIEWTKHSVSQFIAEKLKDYSDPTEAIQHYILDSAERFEKDSYFQGVPITAIVLETSDVSEELREACRSVFDAWHHIFADKLLNYGYEPRAAYEIAMTVNAMIQGALVICLTRNDSTPLKIVAEVIPPLLKT; encoded by the coding sequence ATGAAACGAAATTCACGTGAAGATATGATTAAGGCAACAGCGTATTTACTTCAATCTAAAGGATATTTTGGAACTGGTTTAAATGACATTATTAAACTTAGCGGTGCACCAAAAGGGTCGATATATTATCATTTCCCTAATGGGAAAGAACAATTAGCAAAAGAAGCTATTGAGTGGACGAAACATAGTGTATCTCAGTTTATTGCAGAAAAATTAAAGGACTATTCTGATCCTACTGAAGCTATTCAACATTATATTTTAGATAGTGCTGAACGATTTGAGAAAGATAGTTATTTTCAAGGAGTTCCTATCACAGCCATTGTCCTAGAAACTTCTGACGTAAGTGAAGAGTTAAGGGAAGCATGCCGCAGTGTATTTGACGCATGGCATCACATTTTTGCCGACAAGCTTCTCAATTATGGTTATGAGCCCCGCGCAGCTTATGAGATTGCCATGACAGTAAATGCCATGATTCAAGGAGCATTAGTGATTTGCTTAACGAGAAATGACAGTACGCCTCTAAAAATTGTGGCAGAAGTTATCCCGCCGTTACTGAAAACTTAA